Proteins from a single region of Xenopus laevis strain J_2021 chromosome 9_10S, Xenopus_laevis_v10.1, whole genome shotgun sequence:
- the cavin1.S gene encoding caveolae-associated protein 1: MADTTLQIIEQPTTPETPPEETTDEPNEPSEPIKADQINGVMVLSLLDKIIGAVDQIQLTQTQLEERQQEMENVVGSIQGELSKLSKSHATTSNTASKMLEKVRKVSVNVKTVRQNLEKQATQIKKLESNESELLRRRNFKVMIYQDDVKLPSKLSISKNLKDTEKQDVAEEGQQNENKAEEEDEDKIQLSSDEEVEVEEIIEESRAERIKKSGMRRVDDIKKVFSKEKMEKTKVKTKEKMEKTKVKTKENLEKTRQNLEKTRHNLEKRMNKLGTKIVTSERKEKMKTSRDKLKKSFTPDHVVYARSKTAVYKVPPFTFYVKKIREGEVEVQATEMVEVGGEDEEEEEEGAELLRGESPDPHSLLQITEDPDAVLAERSDSD, encoded by the exons ATGGCGGACACGACCTTACAGATTATCGAGCAACCCACCACCCCGGAGACTCCTCCGGAGGAGACCACAGATGAACCCAACGAACCCAGTGAACCCATCAAGGCAGACCAGATCAATGGGGTAATGGTGCTAAGCCTTCTTGACAAGATTATAGGTGCAGTGGACCAGATTCAGCTCACTCAGACCCAGTTGGAAGAAAGACAGCAGGAGATGGAAAATGTGGTTGGCAGCATCCAAGGGGAACTTTCCAAGCTAAGCAAATCCCACGCTACCACCAGCAACACAGCCAGTAAGATGCTGGAGAAGGTGAGGAAGGTGAGCGTCAATGTGAAGACGGTGAGACAGAACCTGGAAAAACAGGCAACACAAATCAAAAAGTTGGAGTCCAACGAATCTGAGCTTCTAAGACGCAGAAACTTCAAAGTTATGATTTACCAG GATGATGTAAAATTGCCTTCCAAGCTCAGCATCAGCAAAAATCTAAAGGACACTGAAAAGCAAGACGTCGCTGAAGAAGGTCAGCAAAATGAGAACAAGgcagaggaggaggatgaggacAAAATCCAGTTATCGTCTGATGAGGAGGTGGAAGTAGAAGAGATCATTGAGGAGTCAAGGGCTGAGCGCATCAAGAAAAGTGGAATGCGGCGTGTAGATGACATAAAGAAAGTTTTCTccaaagaaaaaatggaaaaaaccaAAGTGAAGACCaaggagaaaatggaaaaaaccAAAGTGAAGACCAAAGAAAACCTGGAAAAGACCAGGCAAAACCTGGAAAAGACCAGACACAATCTTGAGAAGAGAATGAACAAGTTGGGAACTAAGATTGTGACATCAGAAAGAAAGGAGAAGATGAAGACCTCTAGggacaaattaaaaaagtccTTCACACCTGACCATGTTGTTTATGCCCGTTCTAAAACTGCCGTCTACAAAGTGCCCCCCTTCACCTTCTATGTGAAGAAGATCCGAGAAGGGGAGGTTGAAGTGCAAGCCACGGAGATGGTGGAGGTTGGAGGGGAggatgaagaggaagaagaggaaggagCTGAGCTGTTGAGAGGCGAGAGCCCTGATCCCCACTCTCTGCTGCAAATCACAGAGGACCCTGATGCTGTTCTGGCTGAAAGAAGTGACAGCGACTAA